A genomic region of Pseudomonas abietaniphila contains the following coding sequences:
- the tssB gene encoding type VI secretion system contractile sheath small subunit produces MANTSSQKFIARNRAPRVQIEYDVELYGAEKKVQLPFVMGVMAHLTGKPAEPLPAVEDRKFLEIDVDNFDSRLKAMQPRVAFHVPNELTGEGNLSLDITFESMEDFSPAAVARKVDSLKQLLEARTQLANLLTYMDGKTGAEDIIMKAIKDPALLQALASAPKPQGADSQSTEPNA; encoded by the coding sequence GTGGCGAACACCAGTTCTCAGAAATTCATTGCGCGCAACCGCGCCCCACGGGTCCAGATCGAGTACGACGTTGAGTTGTACGGCGCCGAGAAGAAGGTCCAGTTGCCCTTCGTGATGGGCGTGATGGCGCATCTGACGGGCAAGCCCGCTGAGCCTCTGCCCGCAGTAGAGGATCGTAAGTTTCTGGAAATCGACGTCGATAACTTCGATTCACGGCTGAAGGCAATGCAGCCTCGAGTGGCTTTTCACGTGCCAAACGAGCTGACGGGCGAAGGCAACCTGAGCCTGGATATCACTTTCGAGAGCATGGAGGACTTCAGCCCTGCTGCCGTGGCACGCAAAGTCGATTCGCTGAAACAGCTGCTCGAAGCACGCACTCAACTCGCCAACCTGCTGACCTACATGGACGGCAAGACCGGGGCCGAAGACATCATCATGAAAGCGATCAAGGACCCGGCTCTTCTGCAGGCGCTGGCCAGTGCGCCAAAACCGCAAGGTGCTGATTCTCAAAG